A window of the Budorcas taxicolor isolate Tak-1 chromosome 10, Takin1.1, whole genome shotgun sequence genome harbors these coding sequences:
- the SLC22A17 gene encoding solute carrier family 22 member 17: MGSSLSLAVPPGPLSFEALLAQVGALGGGQQLQLGLCCLPVLFVALGLASDPIFTLAPPLHCHYGAFPPNASGWEQPPNASGVSVASAALAASAASRLATSTDPSCSGFAPPDFNHCLKDWDYNGLPVLTTNAIGQWDLVCDLGWQVILEQILFILGFASGYLFLGYPADRFGRRGIVLLTLGLVGPCGVGGAAAGSSTGVMALRFLLGFLLAGVDLGVYLMRLELCDPTQRLRVALAGELVGVGGHFLFLGLALVSKDWRFLQRMITAPCILFLFYGWPGLFLESARWLIVKRQIEEAQSVLRILAERNRPHGQMLGEEAQEALQDLENTCPLPATSSFSFASLLNYRNIWKNLLILGFTNFIAHAIRHCYQPVGGGGSPSDFYLCSLLASGTAALACVFLGVTVDRFGRRGILLLSMTLTGIASLALLGLWDYLNEAAITTFSVLGLFSSQAAGILSTLLAAEVIPTTVRGRGLGLIVALGALGGLSGPAQRLHMGHGAFLQHVVLAACALLCILSIMLLPETKRKLLPEVLRDGELCRRPSLLRQPPRNRCDHVPLLATPNPAL, translated from the exons ATGGGCAGCAGCCTGTCGCTGGCCGTGCCCCCCGGCCCCCTCAGCTTCGAGGCGCTGCTCGCCCAGGTGGGGGCGCTGGGCGGCGGCCAGCAGCTGCAGCTCGGCCTCTGCTGCCTGCCCGTGCTCTTCGTGGCGCTGGGCCTGGCCTCCGACCCCATCTTCACGCTGGCACCCCCGCTGCATTGCCACTACGGGGCCTTCCCCCCCAACGCTTCCGGCTGGGAGCAGCCCCCCAACGCCAGCGGCGTCAGCGTCGCCAGCGCGGCCCTAGCCGCCAGCGCCGCCAGCCGCCTCGCCACCAGTACGGACCCCTCGTGCAGCGGCTTCGCTCCGCCGGACTTCAACCACTGTCTCAAGGACTGGGACTATAACGGCCTCCCGGTGCTCACCACCAACGCCATCGGCCAG TGGGATCTGGTGTGTGACCTGGGCTGGCAGGTGATCCTGGAGCAGATTCTCTTCATCTTGGGCTTCGCCTCCGGCTACCTGTTCCTGGGCTACCCAGCAGACAG GTTTGGCCGACGTGGGATTGTGCTGCTGACTCTGGGACTGGTGGGCCCCTGTGGAGTGGGAGGTGCTGCTGCAGGTTCCTCCACGGGTGTCATGGCCCTCCGATTCCTCCTGGGCTTCCTGCTTGCTGGCGTTGACCTTGGTGTCTACCTGATGC GGCTGGAGCTGTGCGACCCAACCCAGAGGCTTCGGGTGGCCCTGGCGGGGGAgttggtgggggtaggggggcacTTCCTGTTCCTGGGCCTGGCCCTTGTCTCTAAGGACTGGCGATTTCTTCAGCGAATGATCACCGCTCCCTGCATCCTCTTCCTGTTTTATGG cTGGCCTGGTCTGTTTCTGGAGTCTGCACGGTGGCTGATAGTGAAGCGACAGATTGAGGAGGCCCAGTCTGTGCTGAGGATCCTGGCTGAGCGGAACCGGCCCCATGGGCAGATGCTGGGAGAGGAGGCCCAGGAGGCCCTGCAGG aCCTGGAGAACACCTGCCCTCTCCCTGCaacatcctccttttccttcgCTTCCCTCCTCAACTACCGCAACATCTGGAAAAATCTGCTTATCTTGGGCTTCACCAA CTTTATTGCCCACGCCATTCGCCACTGCTACCAGcctgtgggaggaggagggagcccATCAGACTTCTACCTGTGCTCCCTGCTGGCCAGCGGCACAGCGGCCCTGGCCTGCGTCTTCCTGGGGGTCACCGTGGACCGATTCGGCCGCCGGGGCATCCTGCTTCTCTCGATGACACTCACTGGCATTGCATCCCTGGCCCTGCTGGGCCTGTGGGACT ATCTGAACGAGGCTGCCATCACCACCTTCTCGGTCCTTGGGCTCTTCTCCTCCCAAGCTGCCGGCATCCTTAGCACCCTCCTTGCTGCCGAAGTCATCCCTACCACGGTCCG GGGCCGAGGCCTGGGCCTCATCGTGGCGCTGGGGGCGCTCGGCGGGCTGAGTGGCCCAGCCCAGCGCCTCCACATGGGCCACGGGGCCTTCCTGCAGCACGTGGTCCTGGCGGCCTGTGCGCTCCTCTGCATCCTCAGCATCATGCTTCTGCCGGAGACCAAGCGCAAGCTCCTGCCGGAGGTGCTCCGGGATGGGGAGCTATGCCGCCGGCCTTCCCTGCTGCGGCAGCCCCCCCGCAACCGCTGCGACCACGTCCCGCTGCTTgccacccccaaccccgcccTCTGA
- the EFS gene encoding embryonal Fyn-associated substrate isoform X1, translating to MAIATSAQLARALYDNTAESPQELSFRRGDVLRVLQREGAGGLDGWCLCSLHGQQGIVPANRVKLLPAGPAPKPGLSQVPPTQPGSPHPAPEHGSEDQELYVVPPPARLCPTSRPPTGPCPPSPDPIYKVPRGGGTQLAAPEAALEVYDVPPTALRVPRNGPYDSPASFARPLAQVAPQSLGEDEAPYDVPLAPKSPSDLELDLEWEGGREPGPPLYAAPSNLKRASALLNLYEAPEELLADGEGGGADEGIYDVPLLGPETPPSPEPLGASASSDMDTLALLLARSPPAPHRPRLPSAESLSRRPLPALPVPEAPSPSPAPSPAPGRKGSIQDRPLPPPPPRLPGYGGPKVEGDPEGREVEDHPAGHHNEYEGIPVAEEYDYVHLKGMDKVQEARPLDKASPGDPEQLERGPPEQQEALSPGEPLVLPTGDLQLLHFYAGQCRGHYSTLQAAVAALMSSTQAKQPPRLFVPHGKRVLVAAHRLVFVGDTLGRLAASAPLRAQVGAAGTALGQALRATVLAIKGAALGYPSSPAAQEMAQCVADLAGRALQFTTLLTSLAP from the exons ATGGCCATAGCCACGTCG GCCCAGCTGGCCCGGGCACTGTACGACAACACAGCTGAGTCCCCACAGGAGCTGTCCTTCCGCCGAGGGGACGTTCTGCGGGTGCTGCAGAGGGAAGGCGCTGGCGGGCTGGATGGCTGGTGCCTCTGCTCCCTGCATGGCCAGCAGGGCATCGTGCCTGCCAACAGAGTGAAGCTCCTTCCCGCTGGCCCAGCACCCAAGCCTGGCCTCTCCCAGGTGCCCCCAACCCAGCCAGGCTCACCACATCCGGCCCCGGAGCATGGCAGTGAGGACCAGGAG TTGTACGTGGTGCCACCTCCAGCTCGACTCTGTCCTACCTCGAGACCTCCAACTGgaccctgcccaccctcccctgACCCCATCTACAAGGTCCCCAGAGGCGGTGGGACCCAACTGGCTGCCCCTGAAGCTGCCTTGGAG GTCTACGACGTACCCCCCACTGCCCTCCGAGTTCCCCGCAATGGCCCCTATGACTCCCCGGCCTCCTTTGCCCGCCCTCTGGCTCAGGTTGCCCCCCAGTCCCTTGGAGAGGATGAAGCTCCCTATGATGTGCCTCTGGCCCCAAAGTCACCATCAGACCTGGAGTTAGATCTGGAGTGGGAGGGGGGCCGGGAACCAGGGCCCCCCCTCTATGCTGCCCCCTCCAACCTGAAACGAGCATCAGCCCTGCTCAATCTGTACGAAGCACCAGAGGAACTGCTGGCAGATGGGGAAGGCGGGGGCGCTGACGAGGGCATCTATGACGTCCCCCTGCTTGGGCCGGAGACACCCCCTTCTCCAGAGCCCCTGGGAGCTTCGGCCTCCAGTGACATGGACACCCTGGCCCTCCTTCTGGCCAGAAGCCCCCCAGCCCCACACAGACCCCGGCTGCCCTCAGCCGAGAGTCTGTCCCGTCGCCCCCTGCCTGCCTTGCCTGTGCCGGAGGCCCCCAGCCCTTCCCCGGCTCCTTCTCCTGCTCCGGGCCGGAAGGGCAGCATCCAGGAcaggcccctgcccccacccccaccgcgcCTGCCTGGCTACGGGGGCCCCAAGGTGGAGGGGGATCCGGAGGGCAGGGAGGTGGAGGACCACCCGGCAGGACACCACAACGAGTACGAGGGCATCCCAGTGGCTGAGGAGTACGACTACGTCCACCTGAAG GGCATGGATAAAGTTCAGGAAGCCAGGCCTCTGGataaggcctccccaggggaTCCTGAACAGCTGGAGAGGGGGCCGCCAGAGCAGCAG GAGGCCCTGTCCCCTGGGGAGCCACTGGTTCTGCCCACTGGAGATCTACAGCTCCTGCACTTCTACGCTGGGCAGTGCCGGGGCCACTACTCAACACTGCAGGCGGCCGTGGCGGCCCTGATGTCCAGCACCCAGGCAAAGCAGCCCCCGCGCCTCTTTGTGCCCCACGGCAAGCGGGTGCTGGTGGCTGCCCACCGCCTGGTGTTCGTTGGGGATACCCTGGGCCGCCTGGCAGCCTCTGCCCCTCTGCGAGCACAGGTCGGGGCTGCGGGCACAGCACTGGGCCAGGCATTGCGGGCCACTGTGCTGGCCATCAAGGGGGCCGCCCTGGGCTACCCATCCAGCCCTGCAGCCCAAGAGATGGCGCAGTGCGTGGCGGACCTGGCAGGGAGGGCCCTGCAATTCACCACTCTGCTCACCAGCCTGGCCCCCTGA
- the EFS gene encoding embryonal Fyn-associated substrate isoform X2: protein MAIATSLYVVPPPARLCPTSRPPTGPCPPSPDPIYKVPRGGGTQLAAPEAALEVYDVPPTALRVPRNGPYDSPASFARPLAQVAPQSLGEDEAPYDVPLAPKSPSDLELDLEWEGGREPGPPLYAAPSNLKRASALLNLYEAPEELLADGEGGGADEGIYDVPLLGPETPPSPEPLGASASSDMDTLALLLARSPPAPHRPRLPSAESLSRRPLPALPVPEAPSPSPAPSPAPGRKGSIQDRPLPPPPPRLPGYGGPKVEGDPEGREVEDHPAGHHNEYEGIPVAEEYDYVHLKGMDKVQEARPLDKASPGDPEQLERGPPEQQEALSPGEPLVLPTGDLQLLHFYAGQCRGHYSTLQAAVAALMSSTQAKQPPRLFVPHGKRVLVAAHRLVFVGDTLGRLAASAPLRAQVGAAGTALGQALRATVLAIKGAALGYPSSPAAQEMAQCVADLAGRALQFTTLLTSLAP, encoded by the exons ATGGCCATAGCCACGTCG TTGTACGTGGTGCCACCTCCAGCTCGACTCTGTCCTACCTCGAGACCTCCAACTGgaccctgcccaccctcccctgACCCCATCTACAAGGTCCCCAGAGGCGGTGGGACCCAACTGGCTGCCCCTGAAGCTGCCTTGGAG GTCTACGACGTACCCCCCACTGCCCTCCGAGTTCCCCGCAATGGCCCCTATGACTCCCCGGCCTCCTTTGCCCGCCCTCTGGCTCAGGTTGCCCCCCAGTCCCTTGGAGAGGATGAAGCTCCCTATGATGTGCCTCTGGCCCCAAAGTCACCATCAGACCTGGAGTTAGATCTGGAGTGGGAGGGGGGCCGGGAACCAGGGCCCCCCCTCTATGCTGCCCCCTCCAACCTGAAACGAGCATCAGCCCTGCTCAATCTGTACGAAGCACCAGAGGAACTGCTGGCAGATGGGGAAGGCGGGGGCGCTGACGAGGGCATCTATGACGTCCCCCTGCTTGGGCCGGAGACACCCCCTTCTCCAGAGCCCCTGGGAGCTTCGGCCTCCAGTGACATGGACACCCTGGCCCTCCTTCTGGCCAGAAGCCCCCCAGCCCCACACAGACCCCGGCTGCCCTCAGCCGAGAGTCTGTCCCGTCGCCCCCTGCCTGCCTTGCCTGTGCCGGAGGCCCCCAGCCCTTCCCCGGCTCCTTCTCCTGCTCCGGGCCGGAAGGGCAGCATCCAGGAcaggcccctgcccccacccccaccgcgcCTGCCTGGCTACGGGGGCCCCAAGGTGGAGGGGGATCCGGAGGGCAGGGAGGTGGAGGACCACCCGGCAGGACACCACAACGAGTACGAGGGCATCCCAGTGGCTGAGGAGTACGACTACGTCCACCTGAAG GGCATGGATAAAGTTCAGGAAGCCAGGCCTCTGGataaggcctccccaggggaTCCTGAACAGCTGGAGAGGGGGCCGCCAGAGCAGCAG GAGGCCCTGTCCCCTGGGGAGCCACTGGTTCTGCCCACTGGAGATCTACAGCTCCTGCACTTCTACGCTGGGCAGTGCCGGGGCCACTACTCAACACTGCAGGCGGCCGTGGCGGCCCTGATGTCCAGCACCCAGGCAAAGCAGCCCCCGCGCCTCTTTGTGCCCCACGGCAAGCGGGTGCTGGTGGCTGCCCACCGCCTGGTGTTCGTTGGGGATACCCTGGGCCGCCTGGCAGCCTCTGCCCCTCTGCGAGCACAGGTCGGGGCTGCGGGCACAGCACTGGGCCAGGCATTGCGGGCCACTGTGCTGGCCATCAAGGGGGCCGCCCTGGGCTACCCATCCAGCCCTGCAGCCCAAGAGATGGCGCAGTGCGTGGCGGACCTGGCAGGGAGGGCCCTGCAATTCACCACTCTGCTCACCAGCCTGGCCCCCTGA